A single Anopheles funestus chromosome 2RL, idAnoFuneDA-416_04, whole genome shotgun sequence DNA region contains:
- the LOC125761681 gene encoding uncharacterized protein LOC125761681, with protein MYDDLLRLELFGKRADIIGFADDVAFTLIGRDPQEISNLATRNLEMIERWMDGVGLKLAHQKTGYMIFCTHHNPQGMGFSGATSSKKASSTARQTARCVNTKWKMSTT; from the exons atgtacgatgaccttcttcgtttggagctgttcggaaagcgtgcggacattatagggtttgctgatgatgtggcgttcacccttatagggagggacccgcaggaaatcagcaaccttgctacgaggaatctggagatgatcgagcgttggatggatggagtgggattgaagctggcccatcaaaagaccggctacatgatcttctgcactcatcacaacccgcag ggcatgggtttctccggagctacttcgtcgaaaaaggcatcctcgacggctcgccaaactgcccggtgtgtgaacaccaagtggaagatgtcgaccacgtaa